One genomic segment of Burkholderiaceae bacterium includes these proteins:
- a CDS encoding VWA domain-containing protein, translated as MNLDWLRSLKWPAAIPQPGFLWPQFLWLLLALPLLVLLYLWLLRRRRRAAVRYASLALVREALGRGPGWRRHLPPLLMLLALATLVLASARPVALVTLPSNQQTIILAMDVSASMRATDVEPNRLIAAQEAAKTFLAELPRDIKVGVVAFAGSAQVAQGPTLNRQDLIAAIDRFQLQRATATGNAIVISLATLFPKAGIELQQLSPDRMRGDGLGRSLDLSPPKQDEFVPVPPGSYRSAAIIMLTDGQRTTGVDPLDAAQMAADRGVKVYTVGIGTVDGEIIGFEGWSMRVRLDEATLKAIAQKTAADYFYAGTAHDLKKVYQSLSSRLTLEKKETEVTSLFALAGAALVLLAGGLSVWWFGRLL; from the coding sequence ATGAACCTCGACTGGCTCCGCTCCCTGAAATGGCCCGCGGCGATCCCGCAGCCGGGCTTTCTGTGGCCGCAGTTCCTGTGGCTGCTGCTGGCGCTGCCGCTGCTGGTGCTGCTGTACCTGTGGCTGCTGCGCCGCCGGCGCAGGGCCGCCGTGCGCTACGCCAGCCTGGCCCTGGTGCGCGAGGCCCTGGGGCGTGGCCCCGGCTGGCGCCGCCACCTGCCGCCGCTGCTGATGCTGCTGGCGCTGGCCACGCTGGTGCTGGCCAGCGCGCGGCCGGTGGCGCTGGTCACGTTGCCGTCCAACCAGCAGACCATCATCCTGGCGATGGACGTGTCGGCCAGCATGCGCGCCACCGACGTCGAGCCCAACCGCCTGATCGCCGCGCAGGAGGCGGCCAAGACCTTCCTGGCCGAGCTGCCGCGCGACATCAAGGTCGGCGTCGTCGCCTTTGCCGGCTCGGCCCAGGTGGCGCAGGGGCCCACGCTCAACCGCCAGGACCTGATCGCCGCCATCGACCGCTTTCAGCTGCAGCGCGCCACCGCCACCGGCAACGCCATCGTGATCTCGCTGGCCACGCTGTTTCCCAAGGCCGGCATCGAGCTGCAGCAGCTCAGCCCCGACCGCATGCGCGGCGACGGCCTGGGCCGCTCGCTGGACCTGTCGCCGCCCAAACAGGACGAGTTCGTGCCCGTGCCGCCCGGCTCCTACCGCTCGGCCGCCATCATCATGCTGACCGACGGCCAGCGCACCACCGGCGTCGACCCGCTGGACGCCGCCCAGATGGCCGCCGACCGCGGCGTCAAGGTCTACACCGTGGGCATCGGCACGGTGGACGGCGAGATCATCGGCTTCGAGGGCTGGTCCATGCGCGTGCGCCTGGACGAGGCCACGCTCAAGGCCATCGCGCAGAAGACCGCCGCCGACTACTTCTACGCCGGCACCGCGCACGACCTCAAGAAGGTCTACCAGAGCCTGTCCAGCCGCCTGACGCTGGAGAAGAAGGAGACCGAGGTCACCTCCCTGTTCGCCCTGGCCGGCGCGGCCCTGGTGCTGCTGGCGGGCGGGCTGTCGGTGTGGTGGTTCGGGCGGCTGTTGTAG
- a CDS encoding putative hydro-lyase, which translates to MNAAVDAARQARAAYRAGKVEPTAGVAPGMTQANMIALPRDWAWDFLLYAQRNPKPCPVLDVIEAGAHQTVLAEGADVRRDIPLYRVWRAGQLAGEVSDATPLWQEHPDLVTFLIGCSFTFEAPLQEAGIEVRHISQGRNVPMYRTNRPCRPAGRLHGELVVSMRPIAAQRVADAVSISGRFPAVHGAPVHVGDPAALGIADLGRPDFGDAVRIDPGEVPVFWACGVTPQAAVMASGVPFAVTHAPGHMFITDVPDSRYHV; encoded by the coding sequence ATGAACGCGGCGGTCGATGCCGCGCGCCAGGCGCGCGCCGCCTACCGCGCCGGCAAGGTCGAGCCCACGGCCGGCGTGGCGCCCGGCATGACGCAGGCCAACATGATCGCGCTGCCGCGCGACTGGGCCTGGGACTTTTTGCTGTACGCCCAGCGCAACCCCAAGCCCTGCCCGGTGCTCGACGTGATCGAGGCCGGCGCGCACCAGACGGTGCTGGCCGAAGGCGCCGATGTGCGCCGCGATATCCCGCTGTACCGCGTCTGGCGCGCCGGCCAGCTGGCCGGCGAAGTGAGCGACGCCACGCCGCTATGGCAGGAGCACCCCGACCTGGTCACCTTCCTGATCGGTTGCAGCTTCACCTTCGAGGCCCCTCTGCAAGAAGCGGGCATCGAGGTGCGCCACATCAGCCAGGGCCGCAACGTGCCCATGTACCGCACCAACCGCCCCTGCCGCCCGGCGGGGCGCCTGCACGGCGAGCTGGTGGTGTCGATGCGCCCGATCGCCGCGCAGCGCGTGGCCGACGCGGTGTCGATCTCGGGGCGCTTTCCGGCCGTGCACGGCGCGCCCGTGCACGTGGGTGACCCGGCGGCGCTGGGCATCGCCGACCTGGGCCGGCCCGACTTTGGCGATGCGGTGCGCATCGACCCCGGCGAGGTGCCGGTGTTCTGGGCCTGCGGCGTCACGCCGCAGGCCGCCGTGATGGCCTCGGGCGTGCCCTTTGCCGTCACGCACGCGCCGGGCCACATGTTCATCACCGACGTGCCCGACAGCCGCTATCACGTCTGA
- a CDS encoding ATP-grasp domain-containing protein yields MKKVLIANRGEIAVRIVRACRDHGLRSVAVYADDDLDALHVRMADEAHALHGQRPADTYLDIGKLIAVAQTSGADAVHPGYGFLSENAAFAQAVIDAGLTWIGPPPAAMALLGDKLSARALALRVGAPLAAGTTEPVRDVAEIHAFARQHGLPMAIKAAYGGGGRGLKVVWQLDEIDELFASAVREAQAAFGRGECFVEQFLDQPRHIEAQVLADAHGNVRVLGTRDCTLQRRNQKLVEEAPAPFLSDAQRARIHQAAVDICRAAGYVSAGTVEFLLSQSGAISFLEVNTRLQVEHPVTEETTGFDLVREQFRVAEGARLDAGDVPAPHGHAFEFRINAEDVGRGFLPAPGRITRFDTPGGPGVRVDSGVAAGSLVAGQFDSLLAKLIVWGPTRQAAIERARRALAEFTIEGVPTVLPFHRAVMQHADFTSDDKLAVHTRWIETDLARQWQAEPAARPEPPATDGLMRTAIEIDGRRVLLGLPAHLLAGLAAAQPGGAAAPADATPAADEHAVTAPAAGTLLSWKVADGAAVQAGDLVAVMEAMKMEMQVHAHRAGHIRQHTPAGGFQAAGATLARIE; encoded by the coding sequence ATGAAGAAAGTGCTGATCGCCAACCGGGGCGAAATCGCCGTGCGCATCGTCCGCGCCTGCCGCGACCACGGCCTGCGCAGCGTGGCCGTGTATGCCGACGACGACCTGGACGCCCTGCACGTGCGCATGGCCGACGAAGCCCACGCCCTGCACGGCCAGCGCCCGGCCGACACCTACCTCGACATCGGCAAGCTGATCGCCGTCGCACAAACGAGCGGCGCCGACGCCGTGCACCCCGGCTACGGCTTTCTGTCCGAAAACGCCGCCTTCGCCCAGGCCGTGATCGACGCAGGCCTGACCTGGATCGGCCCGCCGCCCGCCGCCATGGCCTTGCTGGGCGACAAGCTGAGCGCGCGCGCGCTGGCCCTGCGCGTGGGCGCGCCACTGGCCGCGGGCACCACCGAGCCGGTACGCGACGTGGCCGAGATCCACGCTTTTGCCCGCCAGCACGGCCTGCCGATGGCCATCAAGGCCGCGTATGGCGGCGGCGGGCGCGGGCTGAAGGTGGTGTGGCAGCTGGACGAGATCGACGAGCTGTTTGCCTCCGCCGTGCGCGAGGCCCAGGCCGCGTTCGGCCGCGGCGAATGCTTCGTCGAGCAGTTTCTGGACCAGCCGCGCCACATCGAGGCGCAGGTGCTGGCCGACGCCCACGGCAACGTGCGCGTGCTGGGCACGCGCGACTGCACGCTGCAGCGGCGCAACCAGAAGCTGGTGGAGGAAGCCCCCGCGCCCTTCCTCAGCGACGCGCAGCGCGCACGCATCCACCAGGCCGCCGTCGACATCTGCCGCGCCGCCGGCTACGTCAGCGCCGGCACGGTCGAGTTTCTGCTCAGCCAGAGCGGCGCGATCTCCTTCCTGGAGGTCAACACCCGCCTGCAGGTCGAGCACCCGGTGACCGAGGAAACCACCGGCTTCGACCTGGTGCGCGAGCAGTTCCGTGTGGCCGAGGGCGCGCGGCTCGATGCCGGCGACGTGCCCGCCCCGCACGGCCACGCCTTCGAGTTCCGCATCAACGCCGAGGACGTGGGCCGCGGCTTTCTGCCCGCGCCCGGGCGCATCACCCGCTTCGACACGCCCGGCGGCCCGGGCGTGCGCGTGGACAGCGGCGTGGCCGCCGGCTCTTTGGTGGCCGGCCAATTCGACTCCCTGCTGGCCAAGCTGATCGTGTGGGGCCCCACGCGCCAGGCCGCCATCGAGCGCGCGCGCCGCGCCCTGGCCGAATTCACCATCGAAGGCGTGCCCACCGTGTTGCCCTTTCACCGCGCGGTGATGCAGCACGCCGACTTCACCAGCGATGACAAACTGGCCGTGCACACCCGCTGGATCGAAACCGATCTGGCGCGCCAGTGGCAGGCCGAGCCCGCTGCCCGGCCCGAGCCGCCCGCCACCGATGGATTGATGCGCACCGCCATCGAGATCGACGGCCGGCGCGTGCTGCTGGGCCTGCCCGCGCATCTGCTGGCGGGCCTGGCGGCGGCGCAGCCGGGCGGGGCCGCGGCGCCCGCCGATGCCACACCCGCCGCCGACGAGCACGCCGTCACCGCCCCCGCCGCCGGCACCCTGCTGTCCTGGAAAGTGGCCGACGGCGCCGCCGTGCAGGCCGGCGATCTGGTGGCGGTGATGGAGGCGATGAAGATGGAAATGCAGGTGCACGCGCACCGCGCGGGCCACATCCGGCAGCACACGCCTGCGGGCGGCTTTCAGGCCGCCGGAGCCACGCTGGCGCGGATCGAATAA
- a CDS encoding trypsin-like peptidase domain-containing protein: MRRTALYSQSPSSAAPAAAAAPEPNPTKPLVMPPTTPPVRQAGVWRRRWAAGWRHPAALWSAIGALALGGALALGPWRVPAPRALTQKDIDAAVLHTAATKVLPSQAARAAATVAPSVVRVEGVIEGKKGKKGQVELGRGIGTGVVIRDNGTILTNLHVVQEAEKITVTFADGTESPAGIVNVQPDNDMAVLRASKLPDDLQAATLRTTGDLQPGEEVVAIGFPFGIGPSVSSGVVSGLGRAFRSPEGGQIMRNLIQFDAAANPGNSGGPLITMDGQVVGIVTAILNPTSARTFIGIGFAVPIENAAAGAGQIPF; encoded by the coding sequence ATGCGCCGCACCGCGCTCTACAGCCAATCGCCCTCATCGGCCGCGCCGGCGGCTGCCGCGGCGCCCGAGCCGAACCCAACCAAGCCGCTGGTCATGCCGCCGACCACGCCGCCGGTGCGCCAGGCGGGCGTCTGGCGCCGCCGCTGGGCCGCCGGCTGGCGCCACCCAGCCGCGCTGTGGTCCGCCATCGGCGCGCTGGCGCTGGGCGGGGCGCTGGCGCTGGGCCCCTGGCGTGTGCCGGCGCCGCGCGCGCTGACGCAAAAGGACATCGACGCCGCCGTGCTGCACACGGCCGCCACCAAGGTGCTGCCCTCGCAGGCGGCACGCGCGGCCGCCACGGTGGCGCCGTCGGTGGTGCGGGTGGAAGGCGTCATCGAAGGCAAGAAGGGCAAGAAGGGCCAGGTGGAGCTGGGCCGCGGCATCGGCACCGGGGTGGTGATCCGCGACAACGGCACCATCCTGACCAACCTGCACGTGGTGCAGGAGGCCGAGAAGATCACCGTGACCTTTGCCGACGGCACCGAGAGCCCGGCCGGCATCGTCAACGTGCAGCCCGACAACGACATGGCGGTGCTGCGCGCCAGCAAGCTGCCCGACGACCTGCAGGCCGCCACCCTGCGCACCACGGGCGACCTGCAGCCGGGCGAGGAGGTGGTGGCCATCGGCTTTCCGTTCGGCATCGGGCCCTCGGTGTCCAGCGGCGTGGTGTCGGGCCTGGGGCGGGCGTTCCGCTCGCCCGAGGGCGGGCAGATCATGCGCAACCTGATCCAGTTCGACGCCGCCGCCAACCCCGGCAACTCGGGCGGGCCGCTCATCACCATGGACGGCCAGGTGGTGGGCATCGTCACCGCCATCCTCAACCCGACGTCGGCGCGCACCTTCATCGGCATCGGCTTCGCGGTGCCGATCGAGAACGCCGCCGCCGGCGCCGGGCAGATTCCGTTTTGA
- a CDS encoding LamB/YcsF family protein, which yields MQIDLNSDLGESLGAWIMGDDAAMLDIVTSANVACGFHAGDPAGILATLRAAQARGVVVGAHVAYPDLLGFGRRNMDVASSDLVASVIYQIGALQGLAAAAGTQVRYVKPHGALYNTIAHDERQARDVIAAIRAIDAGLALVALAGSPLVRWAEDTGLRVVAEAFADRAYTPQGTLVSRREAGAVLHDPAVVAARMLRLVREGVVEAVDGSLAPVRADSICVHGDSPGAVAMAAQLRRTLQQAGVALAPFATREAA from the coding sequence ATGCAGATCGACCTGAACAGCGACCTCGGCGAAAGCCTGGGCGCCTGGATCATGGGCGACGATGCCGCCATGCTCGACATCGTCACCAGCGCCAATGTGGCCTGCGGCTTTCACGCGGGCGATCCGGCCGGCATCCTGGCCACGCTGCGCGCCGCGCAGGCGCGCGGCGTGGTGGTGGGCGCGCACGTGGCCTACCCCGACCTGCTCGGCTTCGGGCGGCGCAACATGGACGTGGCCAGCAGCGACCTGGTGGCCAGCGTGATCTACCAGATCGGCGCGCTGCAAGGCCTGGCCGCCGCAGCCGGCACGCAGGTGCGCTACGTCAAGCCGCACGGCGCGCTGTACAACACCATCGCGCACGACGAGCGCCAGGCGCGCGACGTGATCGCCGCCATCCGCGCCATCGACGCCGGCCTGGCGCTGGTCGCGCTGGCCGGCTCGCCCCTGGTGCGCTGGGCCGAGGACACCGGCCTGCGCGTGGTCGCCGAAGCCTTTGCCGACCGCGCCTACACGCCGCAGGGCACGCTGGTGTCGCGGCGCGAAGCCGGGGCCGTGCTGCACGACCCCGCCGTGGTAGCCGCGCGCATGCTGCGGCTGGTGCGCGAGGGCGTGGTCGAGGCCGTGGACGGCAGCCTGGCGCCGGTGCGCGCCGACTCCATCTGCGTGCACGGCGACAGCCCCGGCGCCGTGGCGATGGCCGCCCAACTGCGCCGCACGCTGCAGCAGGCCGGCGTGGCGCTCGCTCCCTTCGCCACCCGGGAGGCGGCATGA
- a CDS encoding DUF58 domain-containing protein: MRGWLRPRPPRPHAVPNARAPAAGVQQPPDAEQLLRRLEWTVIKRLDGLLQGHHRTLMRGTGLDLADLREYQLHDDVRHIDWNVTARLDTPHVRVFTEDREMSAWLLLDLSGSVDFGSGAQSKRQLLAEFVAVLARLLTRHGNRVGALLYGAGVEQVIAARASRAHVLQLLHAVMHRPARAAAQAPASTRLAELLQAAGHLIHRRSSVFVVSDFISEPGWERPLAQLAVRHEVLAVRLLDPLERALPDLGLLTLLDAESGEQLLVDTHDAGFRRRFAQRAAQREQQLRAALTNAGVDTLELATDGALLDALVRFIELRRQRVRAASGGGLPAHLRNSA; encoded by the coding sequence ATGAGAGGCTGGCTGCGCCCCCGCCCGCCCCGGCCGCACGCCGTGCCCAACGCGCGCGCGCCGGCCGCCGGCGTGCAGCAGCCGCCCGACGCCGAGCAGCTGCTGCGCCGGCTGGAGTGGACCGTGATCAAGCGCCTGGACGGCCTGCTGCAGGGCCACCACCGCACGCTGATGCGGGGCACCGGCCTGGACCTGGCCGACCTGCGCGAATACCAGCTGCACGACGACGTGCGCCACATCGACTGGAACGTCACCGCACGGCTGGACACGCCGCACGTGCGCGTGTTCACCGAAGACCGCGAGATGAGCGCCTGGCTGCTGCTGGACCTAAGCGGCTCGGTCGACTTCGGCTCGGGCGCGCAAAGCAAGCGCCAGCTGCTGGCCGAGTTCGTGGCCGTGCTGGCGCGGCTGCTCACGCGCCACGGCAACCGCGTGGGCGCGCTGCTGTACGGCGCGGGGGTGGAGCAGGTGATTGCGGCGCGTGCCAGCCGCGCCCACGTGCTGCAGCTGCTGCACGCCGTCATGCACCGGCCCGCGCGCGCCGCCGCCCAGGCGCCGGCCAGCACGCGCCTGGCCGAGCTGCTGCAGGCAGCGGGCCACCTCATCCACCGGCGCTCCAGCGTGTTCGTGGTGTCGGACTTCATCAGCGAGCCCGGCTGGGAGCGGCCGCTGGCGCAGCTGGCCGTGCGCCACGAGGTGCTGGCCGTGCGCCTGCTCGACCCGCTGGAGCGCGCCCTGCCCGACCTGGGCCTGCTGACCCTGCTTGATGCCGAGAGCGGCGAGCAGCTGCTGGTGGACACGCACGACGCCGGCTTTCGCCGCCGCTTCGCGCAGCGCGCGGCGCAGCGCGAGCAGCAACTGCGCGCCGCGTTGACCAACGCCGGGGTGGACACGCTGGAGCTGGCCACCGACGGCGCGCTGCTGGACGCCCTGGTGCGCTTCATCGAGCTGCGCCGCCAGCGCGTGCGGGCGGCCAGCGGCGGGGGCCTGCCCGCGCACCTTCGCAACAGCGCCTGA
- a CDS encoding 5-oxoprolinase/urea amidolyase family protein: protein MRFLPVNPRALLVELDDLEQTLALLASLQRAPIAGIDEIVPAARTLLLHLQPGEPDVAALAHALAQRDISGPVEQDGPRIEIPVRYDGEDLAEVAALLGITPTELIARHTGQDYTVAFCGFAPGFAYLSGGHPSLNVPRRATPRTRVPAGSVALAGTFAAVYPDATPGGWQLLGTTDLKMWDLARDPPALLQPGMRVHFVDETTKSIADGAYPTRASGQKTLKSTSGATPPDDGRPALIVQASGLQTLVQDAGRPGLAAQGVSAAGALDAGAMRRANRLVGNASNQPVLEALAGGLQLTSQGDTVLAVTGATGALMLSRADGRTWPVERNQALALAAGDTLMLGQPATGLRSYVAVRGGFVIAPVLGSASRDTLAKIGPPALTAGQHLPVGDTRACSAVATPDLAPPPLPKAGDTVTLDVTLGPRTDWFTPEAVTLLAAQRWQLTQQADRVGLRLQGEVPLTRAQTQELPSEGTVTGAIQVPANGQPVLFLADHPLTGGYPVIGCVAPWHLDLAAQIPPGAWIQFKPLAPFAEIQGTPE, encoded by the coding sequence GTGCGCTTTTTGCCCGTCAACCCCCGCGCGCTGCTGGTCGAACTGGACGACCTGGAGCAGACGCTGGCCCTGCTCGCCTCGCTGCAGCGCGCACCCATCGCCGGCATCGACGAAATCGTGCCGGCCGCGCGCACGCTGCTGCTTCATCTGCAGCCCGGCGAACCGGATGTCGCCGCGCTCGCGCACGCGCTGGCGCAGCGCGACATTTCCGGCCCGGTCGAGCAGGATGGCCCGCGCATCGAAATCCCGGTGCGCTACGACGGCGAAGACCTGGCCGAAGTCGCCGCGCTGCTGGGCATCACCCCGACCGAGCTGATCGCGCGCCACACCGGGCAGGACTACACCGTGGCCTTCTGCGGCTTTGCGCCCGGCTTTGCGTACCTGAGCGGCGGCCACCCCAGCCTGAACGTGCCGCGCCGCGCCACGCCGCGCACCCGCGTGCCCGCCGGCTCGGTGGCGCTGGCCGGCACCTTTGCCGCCGTGTACCCGGATGCCACGCCCGGCGGCTGGCAGTTGCTGGGCACCACCGATTTGAAGATGTGGGACCTGGCGCGCGACCCACCCGCGCTGCTGCAGCCGGGCATGCGTGTGCACTTTGTCGATGAAACTACAAAATCAATAGCTGATGGCGCATACCCCACGAGGGCCAGCGGCCAAAAAACCTTGAAATCCACATCCGGCGCCACCCCGCCAGACGACGGGCGCCCGGCCCTCATCGTGCAAGCCAGCGGCCTGCAAACGCTGGTGCAGGACGCCGGCCGCCCCGGCTTGGCGGCGCAGGGCGTGTCGGCCGCCGGCGCGCTGGATGCGGGCGCCATGCGCCGCGCCAACCGGCTGGTGGGCAACGCATCCAACCAGCCTGTGCTCGAAGCGCTGGCCGGCGGCCTGCAACTGACGAGCCAGGGCGACACGGTGCTGGCCGTCACCGGCGCCACGGGCGCGCTCATGCTCAGCCGCGCTGACGGCCGCACCTGGCCGGTCGAGCGCAACCAGGCCCTGGCCCTGGCCGCTGGCGACACCTTGATGCTGGGCCAACCCGCCACCGGCCTGCGCAGCTACGTGGCGGTGCGCGGCGGCTTCGTCATCGCGCCCGTGCTGGGCAGCGCCAGCCGCGACACCCTGGCCAAGATCGGCCCGCCCGCGCTCACCGCCGGCCAACATCTGCCGGTGGGCGACACGCGCGCCTGCAGCGCCGTGGCCACGCCCGACCTGGCGCCGCCACCCCTGCCCAAGGCGGGCGACACCGTCACGCTGGACGTCACCCTCGGCCCGCGCACCGACTGGTTCACGCCCGAAGCCGTGACCCTGCTGGCGGCGCAGCGCTGGCAGCTCACCCAGCAGGCCGACCGCGTGGGCCTGCGCCTGCAGGGCGAGGTGCCCCTCACGCGCGCGCAGACGCAGGAGCTGCCCAGCGAAGGCACGGTGACCGGCGCCATCCAGGTGCCCGCCAACGGCCAGCCGGTGCTGTTCCTGGCCGACCATCCGCTGACCGGCGGCTACCCCGTCATCGGCTGCGTGGCGCCCTGGCACCTCGATCTGGCGGCGCAAATCCCGCCCGGCGCATGGATTCAATTCAAACCGCTGGCGCCGTTTGCCGAAATCCAAGGAACCCCAGAATGA
- a CDS encoding MoxR family ATPase, translated as MTQADDQRFSPKTETAERMQKILYEVKRVVVGQDRFLERVMVALLAGGHLLVEGVPGLAKTLTIKTLAGVLHGQFKRIQFTPDLVPADLIGTRIYNQKSGEFSTALGPVFTHLLLADEINRAPAKVQSALLEVMQERQVTIAGQTHFVPEPFLVMATQNPIETEGTYPLPEAQVDRFLMKVLVDYPSDEEEFVIAQRVTGPRIEVQPVASMEQLVQLQRECREVYVDPSLVQYAVRLVSATRAPAAAGLAELAPLITYGASPRATIGLIEGARALALMRGRGYALPEDMSDLAPDVLRHRVVLSYQALSDNLSADELVHRVMDHVPPPAKPLQHERRVA; from the coding sequence ATGACCCAAGCCGACGACCAGCGCTTTTCGCCCAAGACCGAAACCGCCGAGCGCATGCAGAAGATCCTGTACGAGGTCAAGCGCGTGGTGGTGGGCCAGGACCGCTTTCTGGAGCGCGTGATGGTGGCCCTGCTGGCCGGCGGCCACCTGCTGGTGGAGGGCGTGCCGGGCCTGGCCAAGACGCTCACCATCAAGACCCTGGCCGGGGTGCTGCACGGGCAGTTCAAGCGCATCCAGTTCACGCCCGACCTGGTGCCGGCCGACCTGATCGGCACGCGCATCTACAACCAGAAGAGCGGCGAGTTCAGCACCGCGCTGGGCCCGGTGTTCACCCACCTGCTGCTGGCCGACGAGATCAACCGCGCGCCGGCCAAGGTGCAGAGCGCCCTGCTGGAGGTGATGCAGGAGCGCCAGGTCACCATCGCCGGGCAGACTCACTTCGTGCCCGAGCCCTTCCTGGTCATGGCCACGCAGAACCCGATCGAGACCGAGGGCACCTACCCCCTGCCCGAGGCGCAGGTGGACCGCTTTTTGATGAAGGTGCTGGTGGACTACCCCAGCGACGAGGAGGAGTTCGTCATTGCCCAGCGCGTCACCGGCCCGCGCATCGAGGTGCAGCCGGTGGCCAGCATGGAACAGTTGGTGCAGCTGCAGCGCGAATGCCGCGAGGTCTACGTCGACCCCTCGCTGGTGCAGTACGCGGTGCGCCTGGTGTCGGCCACGCGCGCGCCGGCCGCGGCCGGCCTGGCCGAGCTGGCGCCGCTGATCACCTACGGCGCCAGCCCGCGCGCCACCATCGGCCTGATCGAGGGCGCGCGCGCGCTGGCGCTGATGCGCGGGCGCGGCTACGCCCTGCCCGAGGACATGAGCGACCTGGCGCCCGACGTGCTGCGCCACCGCGTGGTGCTGTCGTACCAGGCCCTGTCCGACAACCTGTCGGCCGACGAGCTGGTGCACCGCGTGATGGACCACGTGCCGCCGCCGGCCAAGCCGCTGCAGCACGAGCGGCGCGTAGCCTGA
- a CDS encoding GntR family transcriptional regulator: protein MVIDRAAERLRSQLVSGALLPGQRLSEVALSASLGISRNSLREVFRLLTKEGLLRHLPNRGVFVAIPSMASIIDIYRVRRMVECQALAQAIAQHPARRAMREAVAEQRRLAQAGRWQDVGSANMRFHQGVVALADSERLDALFAHLLVELRLAFGMLRDAEFLHAPYVEMNAAILERFEAGDMARAAELMREYLTHSERAVLSAHARHVGDAGATPAAAPKGRRKLSEK from the coding sequence ATGGTGATCGATCGCGCGGCCGAGCGCCTGCGCAGCCAGCTCGTCAGCGGCGCGCTGCTGCCGGGCCAGCGCCTGTCGGAGGTGGCGCTCAGCGCCAGCCTGGGCATTTCGCGCAATAGCCTGCGCGAGGTCTTCCGGCTGCTCACCAAGGAAGGCCTGCTGCGCCACCTGCCCAACCGCGGCGTGTTCGTGGCCATTCCCAGCATGGCCTCGATCATCGACATCTACCGCGTGCGCCGCATGGTCGAGTGCCAGGCGCTGGCGCAGGCCATCGCGCAGCATCCGGCGCGCCGTGCCATGCGCGAGGCCGTGGCCGAGCAGCGCCGGCTGGCCCAGGCCGGCCGCTGGCAGGACGTGGGCTCGGCCAACATGCGCTTTCACCAGGGCGTGGTCGCCCTGGCCGACAGCGAGCGCCTGGACGCGCTGTTCGCCCACCTGCTGGTGGAGCTGCGGCTGGCCTTCGGCATGCTGCGCGACGCCGAGTTTCTGCACGCGCCCTACGTCGAGATGAACGCCGCGATCCTCGAGCGCTTCGAGGCCGGCGACATGGCGCGCGCCGCCGAACTGATGCGCGAGTACCTGACGCACTCCGAGCGCGCCGTGCTTAGTGCCCATGCACGGCACGTGGGCGACGCCGGGGCCACGCCGGCGGCAGCACCCAAGGGGCGTCGAAAGCTATCGGAAAAGTAG